One Gemmatimonadetes bacterium SCN 70-22 DNA segment encodes these proteins:
- a CDS encoding 4-oxalocrotonate tautomerase translates to MPLVLITGIGGYLSLAQKQELIRRVTDAVLAVEGEGLRNVTWVTIQDVLPGAWGVGGMPVTNEDLRDLARGGNDGSAEAATAA, encoded by the coding sequence ATGCCACTCGTACTGATCACCGGCATCGGCGGGTATCTCTCGCTTGCCCAGAAGCAGGAGCTCATTCGCCGCGTCACCGATGCCGTCCTTGCCGTGGAGGGCGAGGGGCTGCGGAACGTTACGTGGGTGACCATCCAGGACGTTTTGCCGGGCGCGTGGGGAGTCGGAGGGATGCCCGTGACGAATGAGGATCTGCGCGACCTGGCGCGCGGGGGGAACGACGGCAGCGCGGAGGCGGCGACGGCCGCCTAA